The genomic region TTTTTAGTTTGTATTGACCATttcttttattaattttttttgtttcagaaaCAACAAATTCATAGCTTATAATCGACTTGAGGGTTTTATTGAAGTGTCTTTCTGTGAAAAGCAGTGCAATGCTTATGAATGTACACATTGACTAATATgaatgtctgtctgtccatatAAGATAGACATGGATAGACAGACGGTGCGTGAACATACCTCGTAGTCCCGGTTAGGCACAGCGGGCCCACGCTGACCGCCTCGGGGTCCAGGGCGAGCAACAGCTAAATGACAGCGACACAAAGGAAGCatatcatcagtcctcctctgtaaTGTGTATCGACCGATGAGTCCCGGGGCCCGACGGTGGTCTTACCTGATGCCGGCGATGACCCCGACTTTTTCTGGGCGCAGTGGTAGATGAGGATGACGATTCCCATAGTCACCAGCAGGTCCCCAATTACAAAACCGATCACCAGAGTTCCGTCCAGCTCATAGCAATTAGGACATACTacaacacggggggggggggggggggataggcgtttcagtgtatggggaacaaaaggtaaaTAAAACATCATTTGTGGCACTAACAAAAAAAGGGGGAATCAGACAGAAAAACCAGCTGGTGTCTGGCTGTCATTCCTTTCTATTGTAATACTCCTGTTCTTCATCTCTGATGAAGGCTAAATAGAACATAAGTTCTAGCCTACATTAAAAAATCAGgtgatttaataaaaaaatatataaatactcaCCATATCCTTTAATATAGAAGTAATATTTTTCAGTTTCCGTTTTTTTGCACTTATGCAATCCTTTCACATCTGCTGTATATTTTAGTGTATGAGTTGGAAAGCTCCAATCTGACTTATCGTCCCAAGCTGTAAATTCTTCTGGACATGTCAATGTCACTTCCTCTATCTTGAACTCTACACTGccagctaaaaaaaaataaataagatgaGACAAAGAATGTAATTATTCCAACACAACTGTCTAAACACTAACTGCCCAGTGTAATCTTCATTTGTCGACCgtttaaaacatatttcattcatttaataCCTTAACTTTACAGCAGTTGACAAAGTCTGATACAATCTGATTGATCAATACTCTACGCATTATAGACAGACGAAAAACGCTACAACAGTAGCGAAATAAATCATGAcccaacatcatcatcatcctgttATCAGCAAACCCACTGAATGCACACGCAGCAACAACAAAATATTTGTTAATCATTTTCGTTAAGGACTATGCGTTTTTGTATTTGAATCTGCTAAGTAGTCAATTACCAAAATTGAGTTTTCTGCCATATAGACAACTATAAGGTAATAATGAGGAACATATCAGCAGAACATCCACTTACTTGTTTCCGCCATGACTGTCAGGCAAAGGCTGAAGAAGAGAAGCACGGTCTTCATTGTACACTGGCACGGTCTTCCTTGGTCTCGTTCCTTCCTGGTGACCCCAAATGTCACTGGGCTGACTTTGAGTTGAGTTAGAACTGGAACAGAGAAATGGAGAAAAATAACTATTTTAGTGAGTATTATGGAGCTGCAGCCCCTGAAGTGACGTTTCCCTTCGCTTTgacttgctctctctctctttcttttttatctctctctctgtcttggcAGGAAGCAGCATCAGTTTAGGTTGTGCTCTGTAGGCCCAGCGCCTGTGCACTGAGGCAGAATGTTAGACCCTCTAATATGGTGTCTTATAACTTTTTGTGTCTTATAAGCCAACATCCTTCTTTGTAACAGAGAGAAGGATACATCCCtgagaaaaaaatacaacttactgaattttattaacaaATCCCCATCTGTTTAAGGTTGGTATGATCCAGGGTCTGGATGGAGTGAGTGAGTCACAGGGCAGCCGATGCTGATGCATCCTCACTCTCAGCCCGGGATTTAGGCCACCTGAACATCATCTGTTCACCAGCAATGCTTTGTTGCCGGAAATGCAGCTGCAGTTAGACATGAAAAACCATTACATTCATGCCACTGAATCCAGTACAAGGTGGGAGCGAATGCGGAGCTGATCCTGGTGAACACAGAACACAAGGAACGTGAGATCCTAAGGCAGAAGGGGAATGCATCACttggcatacacacacacacacacacacacacacacacactgcaggatACAACTTTAGCTTCTATGTAGGCCAATATCGTGTGTTTTCAAACATCGACAAGCTCACTCATTCCCCCTTGTGGCCTTTGTGAATCTGCAGCACAATCCCACATCCTTCTTGCAGCCCTATTCTCATGTGATAACATCCAAAGTACTGATATCACTGGCTCTGACTACTAATACAGTGTCATTGTTATTATACCATGCAATTTAAGTGCATAGATATAAaacaaaatgtttaaatgttgtGAGAAATGACTTTTTCCTCTGGTAGAGTAAAGGCTATGATAAAGGTTGCCTTGGTAATTTAGATGCCAAAAATCCAGGTCATCCTAAATCTCACACTGCTCCTTGTTTACAGCTAATAAAACACTTATAATACTCAACATTCATGCAGTATGTGATTTATAGTCATTAATAGATGCAGGATTTGTAAGATAAAGAGAAGAATTTGGATTATAAAAAGATCTTTTCCTTTAAAAGGACACAGTCATACACAACTTGTGCAtggattatttaaaaatgaacacAAGAACATATACAAAAACCAGTACTGTAATGTATTTCCTGACCATTTCATTCCgctcaaattaaaaataaaagtttaaGGTTACATgaggggtgcagtggttagcactgggacacctctgggacccgggttcgagtctccgcctgggttacatgtgtgtggagtttgcatgttctccccatgtcgtcgtggggtttcctccgggtactccggtttccccctgcagtccaaaaacatgctgaggctaattggagttgctaaattgcccgtaggtgtgcatgtgtgagtgaatggtgtgtgagtgtgccctgcgatgggctggccccccatcctgggttgttccctgcctcgtgcccattgcttccgggataggctccggaccccccgcgacccagtaggataagcggtttggaaaatggatggatggttacataaaggggcacaagtaacttagtaactcatTTATTACTCAAGTGTAAATCACAAGCAAATATACTAACTGGATGAAGTACATGAACCATTAGGACCGATTAATGATCAACAAACAAACATTAGGAGCAGtacataactaacacttagtttctgattaattaatacattaattaaaagtgtactactacattttttttgtgtcccctcaagtagTGTTACGGTTAAAAGTATCGTTTAATACCTGACAATAAAAAAGAGAACACGCTGTACATTTTTTCTGTTACCTGATCTGATGGGAATCCCACGACTGTGCTGGAGATGATTTGGGCCGGGCTGACCTGGGGTCATTCTGGGGTTGCCTTAGTTTCCGGTTCTAAGGTTTAGTGCTTTTAAATGAGGGAAAGGGAACAGTTAATCATAATTTTT from Brienomyrus brachyistius isolate T26 chromosome 17, BBRACH_0.4, whole genome shotgun sequence harbors:
- the LOC125711790 gene encoding T-cell surface glycoprotein CD3 epsilon chain-like, with protein sequence MKTVLLFFSLCLTVMAETTGSVEFKIEEVTLTCPEEFTAWDDKSDWSFPTHTLKYTADVKGLHKCKKTETEKYYFYIKGYVCPNCYELDGTLVIGFVIGDLLVTMGIVILIYHCAQKKSGSSPASAVARPGPRGGQRGPAVPNRDYEVLNPRTRDATYAVAGVNRTG